A segment of the Streptomyces sp. P9-A2 genome:
TCCGTTCCCGGCGCCACGGACGACTCCAGCCCGGCCTCTCGGTACAGGCCGTCCACGGGATGGGCGTGGTAGAAGGCGAACGTCAGCCCGGCCGTGTGGGTCATCAGATGCCGTACGAGCAGGGGGCCCTCGGCAGGACGCGTCCGTACCCCGTCGCCGGAGCCGCTCTCGTACACGCGGGGCTCGGCGAACGCCGGCAGGTGGCGGCCGACCGGGTCGTCCAGGGACAGCCGGCCCTCCTCCACGAGGATCAGCGCGGCCACGGCCGTCACCGGTTTGGTCATCGAGTAGATCCGCCACAACGTGTCGCTCTCCACCGGAAGCCCGGCCGCGACGTCCCGCCGCCCGTACGCCGTGAGGTGGGCGATCCGCCCGCCCCGCGCGACGGACACCAGGAACCCGGGCAGCCGCCCCGCGTCGACCTCGTGCGCGAAGTGCCGGTCCAGCCGGCCCAGCGCCTCCGCGTCCAGACCGCTCTCCTCCGGGTCGGCCTCTTGCCGCAGCACTCCCATGGCACTCCTTCGATCAAGCTCACGAGCCGATTGCGGTATACCCGCCCGGACCGCGTCGGACCTCGTCCGCGCACGGGAACACACCGGCGAACCCCGTCGGGAACCCCCGACCCGGTCTGCCCCGTTGGGCCGGGTATGACACAGGACACACAGCGGGCCCTGCTGGAGCTGATCGGCGACGAGGGCGGCGGGGTGCTCGTCACCCTGAAGCAGGACGGACGGCCCCAGCTGTCGAACGTCAATCACGCCTACTACCCCGACGCACGCTTGATCCGCGTCTCGATCACGGACGACCGCGCCAAGACCCGCAACCTGCGGCGGGACCCTCGAGCCTCCTACCACGTGACGACCTCCGACCGGTGGGCGTACACGGTCGCCGAGGGCACCGCCGAACTGTCGCCCGTCGCCGCCGACCCGCACGACGGGACGGTGGAGGAACTCATCCGGCTCTATCGCGACGTCAACGGCGAACACCCCGACTGGGACGACTACCGCGCCGCCATGGTCCGCGACCGCCGTCTCGTGCTGCGGCTGCGGGTGGAGCGGGCGTACGGGATTCCGCGGCGCGGCGCGTCACAGGCGTAGGAGACGCAGGCAGGAGGCAGGAGGCAGGAGGCAGGAGGCAGGAGGCAGGAGGAGGCGGACGCAGGAGACAGGCGAGGGCCGCGGGCGCAGGGGACGGACGAAAGCCGGCCGGGACGCCGGAGCCGACGGTGCGGCGTCCGGGGTCCCGGCCGGAGGGGGCGGGGAAGATACGGCGCGGGGCGGCCGATGCGGGTCAGGCCGTCACTTTCTCCGGACGGGCAGCCCCGTCGTCGTTCGCCCGCTCGCCGAGCAGTTCGGTCGGGACGCGGTGCGTTTCGCGGGCGGAGAGCGCCGCGATCACCGGCGGCACGCACAGGGCGGCCGTGAACAGCGCCACCGCCGTCCAGTCGTCGCCGTCCGGGCCGGCGATCTGCGCGGCGAAGGTGACCGCGAAACCGGCCACCGCGAACCCGATCTGGGTGCCGATCGCCATGCCCGAGAGCCGCACCCGGGTCGGGAACATCTCGCCGTAGAAGGAGGGCCACACACCGTTCGCGGCGCTGTAGACGACACCGAAGGTGATGATGCCCAGCAGCATCGTCAGCGCGAAATTGCCGGTGGAGATGGCCCACAGGTAGGCGAACATCGCCACCGCGCTGCCGGCGGCGCCGACCAGGTAGACCGGCCGGCGGCCGATCCGGTCGGAGAGCATGGCCCACAGCGGGATCGCGGCGAGCGCGGCGACGTTCGCCAGCGCGGCCACCCACAGCATCGACGTGCGGGACATGCCCACCGAGTCACTGGTCGCGTACGCCAGCGCCCACACCGTGAAGATCGTGCTGACCGAGGCGACCAGCGCCCCCGCGACCACCCGCAGGACGTCCGCCCAGTGCTCGCGCAGCAGCACCACCAGCGGCAGCTTCACGACACCCTCGGTCGCGGTCTGCTGCTCGAAGGCCGGCGTCTCGTCGAGCTTGCGGCGGATCACGTATCCGACGACGGCGACCGCGACGCTCATCCAGAACGGCACCCGCCAGCCCCAGGAGAGCAACTGCTCCTCGGGCATCGCGGCCACCGGGATGAAGACCAGCGTGGCGAGCAGCTGACCGCCCTGCGTGCCGCTCAGGGTGAAACTGGTGAAGAAGCCGCGCCGGTGGGACGGCGCGTGTTCCAGGGTCATCGAGTTCGCGCTGGCCTGCTCGCCCGCCGCCGAGATGCCCTGCAGGATGCGGCACAGCACCAGCAGGACCGGCGCGAGGGTGCCGACCTGGTCGCGGGTGGGCAGACAGCCGATGAGGAACGTCGACAGACCCATCAGCATCAGGGTGAAGACCATGATCTTCTTCCGGCCGACCCGGTCCCCGTAGTGGCCGAGGAACAGCGCGCCGACGGGCCGGGCCGCGTACGCGACACCGAACGTCGCCAGGGACAGCAGAGTGGCGGTGGCGGGGTCGGAGTCGTCGAAGAAGACCTCCGGGAAGATCAGCGCCGCCGCGCTGCCGTAGATGAAGAAGTCGTAGTACTCCAGGGCGCTGCCGATCCAGGCGGCGGTCGCCGCCTTCTTCGGCTGTCCGGGCGGCTGCCCTGCGGGCTGTCCGGGCGGAGAGGAGTCGCGAGGCGGGTTGGGGACGGACACGGCGGGCTCCTTCGGGGGACTCCACGACGGTACGCGGAGGACGAGCGGAGGGGAGGCGCCGCAGTGCTAATTAACCCACTGGGTAGTTAGTCGCGGCTGGGTACGGATGCTGCGCCCGACCGTGCACGGTGTCAAGGGGTGGCGTCGTACGGACTTGGTCCGGGCTCTGCCGGAGCGGGGGGCCGACGCGCACCGCGCGCAGGTCAGTCCGTCGCCCGCTCCGCCGTCAGGTACGCGATCACCATGTCGCCCAGCATCGCCCGGTAGTGCTCGCGCCGGTCCGCGTCGACCAGGTCGCGGCCGAACAGCGCGCCGAAGGTGTGCCGGTTGGACACCCGGAAGAAGCAGAACGCGCTGATCATCGCGTGCAGGTCGACGGCGTCCACATCGGCAGTGAACAGGCCCGAGCTCTGCCCGGCGGCCAGGATCCGGCGGATCACGTCGAGCGCGGGCGAGCCCATCCGGCCGAGCTTCCCGGAGGCCGCGATGTGCTGCGCGTCATGGATGTTCTCGATGCTCACCAGGCGGATGAAGTCCGGGTGCCGCTCATGGTGGTCGAAGGTCACCTCGGCGAGGCGCCGGATGGCCGCCACCGGGTCCAGATGGTCGACGTCCAGCTCCTGCTCGGCCTCCCGGATCACGCCGTACGCGCGCTCCAGCACGGCCGTGAACAGTTGCTCCTTGCCGCCGAAGTAGTAGTAGATCATCCGCTTGGTGGTGCGGGTGCGGGCGGCGATCTCGTCGACGCGGGCGCCGTCGTAGCCGGCCCGCGCGAATTCCCGGGTCGCCACGTCGAGGATCTCGGTCCTGGTGCGGGCGGCGTCACGGACACGCTCGCGCTCGCGGGGCCGTGCCGGTTCTTCGGCGCTGGTCATGGGTTCCTTCGGGTGGGAGGGCAGTGCCGGTGATTGTAGAAGGGGGCCGTTCCCGGCCCGTCGGGGCTTCCGTGCCGCCCGACCGGCTGATATAGCTAACGTACTGGTTCGTACATTAGTGAGCCGTTCTCTGGAGGCGCCGGTGCTCAAGGACTCGTATCTCGTCGGGCTGATCGGCTCCGGCATCGGCCCGTCGCTCAGCCCCGCCCTGCACGAGCGGGAGGCCGACCGGCAGGGCCTGCGCTGTCTGTACCGGCTCCTCGACCTGGACACGATCGGCGTACCGCCCGAGGGAGTGGGCGAGCTGCTGGACGCGGCCCGGCTGCTCGGCTTCGACGGGCTCAACATCACCCACCCGTGCAAGCGGCACGTCGTCGAGCACCTGGACGCGCTCGACCCGCAGGCCGAGGCGCTCGGCGCGGTCAACACCGTCGTCTTCGAGGACGGCCGGGCCATCGGCCACAACACGGACGTCACCGGCTTCGCCGCCTCCTTCGCCCGCGGCCTGCCCGACGTGCCGCTGGAGCGCGTGGTGCAGCTCGGCGCGGGCGGCGCCGGCGCCGCCGTCGCACACGCCGTCCTCACCCTCGGCGCCGGACGGGTCACCGTGGTCGACGCCCTGCCCGAACGGGCCGACGAACTCGCCGGCGCCCTGAACCGCGCCTTCGGCACCGACCGTGCCACCGCCGCACCCCTGGACCGGCTGCCCGAGCTCCTCACCGCCGCCGACGGCAGCGGCGGCCTGGTGCACGCGACCCCCACCGGCATGGCCGCCCACCCGGGCCTGCCCCTGTCCGCGGACCTGCTGCACCCCGGACTGTGGGTCGCCGAAGTCGTCTACCGGCCCCTCGAGACCGACCTGCTGCGCGCCGCCCACGCCGCCGGCTGCGCCACCCTCGACGGCGGCGGCATGGCAGCCTTCCAGGCCGCCGACGCGTTCCGCCTGTTCACCGGCCGGGAACCCGACCGCGCCCGCATGCTCGCCCACCTCACCGACCTCACCGGCCCGGTGCCCGCCCCCAAGTAGCACGCAGCTCACGCAGCTCACGCAGCTCACGCAGCTCACGCAGCTCACGCAGCTCACGCAGCTCACGCAGCTCACGCAGCTCACGCAGCTCACGCAGCTCACGCAGCTCACGCAGCTCACGCAGCTCACGCAGCTCACGCAGCTCACGCAGCTCACGCAGCTCACGCAGCTCACGCAGCTCACGCAGCTCACGCAGCTCACGCAGCTCACGCAGCTCACGCAGCTCACGCAGCTCACGCAGCTCACGCAGCTCACGCAGCTCACGCAGCTCACGCAGCTCACGCAGCTCACGCAGCTCCACGGAACGTCACGGAAGCAGAGGTACCGACGTGCGTACGTCCATCGCCACCGTCTCCCTCAGCGGCACCCTCACCGAGAAGCTCACGGCCGCCGCCCGCGCGGGCTTCGACGGCGTGGAGATCTTCGAGAACGATCTGCTCGCCGGCCCGCTCACCCCGCGGGAGATCCGCGCCCGCTGCGCCGACCTGGGACTCACCGTCGACCTCTATCAACCGATGCGGGACATCGAGGCGGTGCCCGCCGAGCTGTTCGCCCGCAATCTGCGGCGCGCCCGGCACAAGTTCGCCCTGATGCGCGAACTCGGCGCCGACACCGTGCTCGTCTGCTCCAGCGTCGACCCCGAGGCGGTCGACGACGATGCCCTCGCCGCCGCGCACCTGCGTGAACTCGCCCACCTCGCACAGGCCTTCGGCATCCGCGTCGCCTACGAGGCACTGGCCTGGGGGCGGCACGTCAGTACGTACGACCACGCCTGGCGCATCGTCGAGGCGGCAGGGCATCCGGCGCTCGGTACCTGTCTGGACAGCTTCCACATCCTCTCCCGGGGTTCCGACCCCAAGGGCATCGAGGACATCCCCGGCGAGAAGATCTTCTTCCTCCAGCTGGCCGACGCCCCGCTGCCCGCGATGGATGTGCTCCAGTGGAGCCGCCACCACCGCTGCTTCCCCGGACAGGGCGGCTTCGACGTCGCCGGTCTCGTCCGGCACGTTCTGCGCACCGGCTACGCGGGGCCCCTGTCCCTCGAGGTGTTCAACGACGTGTTCCGGCAGGCCGAGGCGGCCCCGACCGCCGTCGACGCCCGCCGCTCCCTGCTCGCGCTGCAGGAGGAGGTGGGGGCGGCGGAAGCGAAGCCGTCATCCGCCCCGCTCACGTCCGCTCCGGTCACGGTCATCCCCGTCCCCGTCGTCCCCACCGGCTTCGCCTTCGCCGAACTCGTCACGGCCGACGCCGAACCTCTCACCGGTCTCCTTGCCGCCCTGGGCTTCGCCCGTACCGCCCGCCACCGCAGCAAGCCCGTCGACCTCTGGCAGCAGGGCGAGGCGCGGATCCTCGTCAACACGGGAGCCGTCGTACGCCGTGACGGGGCCCAACTCGCCGCCGTGGGCCTGGAGTCACCCGACCCCGGCGGTGCCGCCGCCCGCGCGGAGGCCCTGCTGGCGCCCGTGCTGCCCCGCCGCCGTGCTCCCGAGGACGCCCCGCTGGACGCGGTCGCCGCCCCCGACGGCACCGAACTGTTCTTCTGCGCCGCCGGCCGCGACGCCCGCCACACCGGCTGGCGGGCCGACTTCGAAGACGTCGGACAGCCCTCGGCCGCTCCCGGCGTCCACCGCATCGACCATCTCGCGCTCACCCAGCCCTGGCACCACTTCGACGAGGCGGTCCTCTTCCACCGCAGCGTGCTCGGCCTGGACGCCGAGGACAGCGTCGACGTCGCCGATCCCTACGGCCTGCAGCGCAGCCGCGCGGTCAGCAACCCCGACGGCACCGTCCGGATCGCCCTCACCGTCGGCGCCGCACCCACCGACGACACCGTGCACGCCCAGCACATCGCGTTCGCCACCGACGACGTGGTCGCCGCCGCCCGCCGGTTCCGCGACGCCGGTGCCCCGCTGCTGCCGATCCCGGCGAACTACTACGACGACCTCGACGCCCGTTACGAGTTCGCCGACGGCGAGCTGGAGACGTACCGCGAACTCGGCATCCTCTACGATCGCGACGAGGCCGGGGGCAGCCTGCGGCACTGTTACACCCGCACCGTCGGGCGGGTGTTCTTCGAAATCCTCCAGCGTGACGGCGGTCACCGCGGCTACGGCGCCCGCAACGCGCCGGTACGACTCGCCGCCCAGCACGCCGTACGGACCTCGGGCGCCCTCGGCGGCGGCTGACGAGCCGGGAGCCGGCCCCGCCGGTCAAGCCGTCGCCGAGGGCCGGGTGTTCCACTCCGCGATCACCGGACTGCCGTGCTCCAGCGACAGCCGGCTCAGCGTGCCCGTCTCCAGCCGGAACAGCCGTCCGTCCGCGGGCGGCAGACCCAGCCGGCGTGCCGTCAGGACCCGCAGCAGATGGCCGTGGGCCACGAGCAGCACATCGCCCGCCCCGAGCGCCCCGGCGACCTTGGACAGCACCCGGTCGGCCCGCTCGCCGACCTGCCCGGGGGACTCGCCGGGAAACTCGGGACCGGGCGGCACCCCGTCGGTCCACAGGTTCCAGCCGGGCCGGGTGCGGTGGATGTCGGCGGTGGTGACGCCCTCGTAGTCGCCGTAGTCCCACTCCCGCAGGTCCGGTTCCGGCAACACGTCCGCGAGACCCGCCAGTTCGGCGGTGCGCCGGGCGCGGGCCAACGGGCTGGTGAGGACGAGGGCGAAGGAACGGCCTTCGAGCAGCGGGGCCAGCGCCCTGGCCTGCGCCTCGCCGTCCCGTGTCAGGGACAGGTCGCTGCGGCCGGTGTGCCGCCCGGACCTGCTCCACTCCGTCTCCCCGTGCCGGGCGAGCAGCAGATCGCCCACGGCCGCTACACCTCGTCCGGGCTTCCCGGGCTTCCCGGGGGTGCCGGGTCGGGCCGGTCCGCGGACGTGACCGCGTGCCCGCCGAACTGCTTGCGCAGCGCCGCGACCATCTTCATCTGCGGCGAGTCCTCCTGCCGGGAGGAGAACCGGGCGAACAGGGAGGCCGTGATCGCCGGAAGCGGCACCGCGTTGTCGATGGCCGCCTCCACGGTCCAGCGGCCCTCGCCCGAGTCGTCGGCGTAACCGCGCAGCTTCTCCAGATGGGCGTCATCGTCGAGGGCGCCGACCGCGAGGTCGAGCAGCCAGGAACGAATGACCGTGCCGTCCTGCCAGGAGCGGAAAACCTCGCGGACGTTGTCCACCGAGTCGACCTTCTCCAGCAGCTCCCAGCCCTCGGCATAGGCCTGCATCATCGCGTACTCGATGCCGTTGTGGACCATCTTCGCGAAGTGCCCGGCACCGACCCTGCCCGCGTGGACGTAGCCGTACGGGCCGTCCGGCTTGAGCGCGTCGAAGATCGGCTTCAGGCGCTCCACGTGCTCCGTCTCGCCACCGACCATGAGGGCGTAGCCGTTCTCCAGCCCCCACACACCGCCCGAGACACCCGCGTCGACGAAGCCGATGCCCCGGGCGCCCAGTTCCTTGGCGTGCTTCTCGTCGTCCGTCCAGCGGGAGTTGCCGCCGTCGACGACGGTGTCACCCGGCTTGAGCAGGCTCCCCAGCTGGTCGATGACGTGCTGGGTGACGGCACCGGCCGGGACCATCACCCAGACCGCGCGCGGCCCGTCGAGCCGGTCGACGAGGTCGGACAGATGGCCGACGTCGGAGAGGTCGGGATCGGTGTCGTAGCCGACGACGGTGTGCCCGGCGGCACGGATGCGCTCGCGCATGTTGCCGCCCATCTTTCCGAGACCAACAAGACCGATCTGCATGTCAGTTCACTTCCCGATGTCGTGGTGGAGTGGCCCACCGGGGCGGCGGGTCGGTACGGACGTGTCACGGTGGCCGGGTACAGGCGGGGCCCTCGGGTACGAGTGAGCCCTCGGGTACGAGCGGGCCCTCGCGTGCGGGGCGGGGCCTCGGCCGAGGCCGGGACCTCAGGCAGGGACGGTGGCCTCCTCCGCGGTCTCGCCGCGCAGGGCGACGGCGTACATCTCGTCCGCGTCGAGCCGCCGGAGCTCCTCGGCGATCAGCTCGGACAGGGGGCGGACCTTCAGGGCGAGCCGCCGCGACGGCTGCCCCGGAAGCGACAGCGTGGCCATCGGGCCCTCCGGACGGTCGATGACGATCTCGCCGTCCACCGTGCCCAGCCGTACCCCCGTGACCACCGGGCCGGCCGTCTCCACCCGTTCGACCGGAACGTTCAGCCGGGCCTTGAGCCAGCGCGCCAGCAGCTCCGCGCTGGGGTTGTCGGCCTCGCTCTCCACGGCCGCCGACGTCACCGTCAGCCGGGCCTGGTCCAGGGCGGCGGCCAGCATCGAACGCCACGGCGTCAGCCGGGTCCAGGCCAGGTCGGTGTCGCCGGGCGCGTAGGTGCGCTCCCGGGCCGACAGGACCTCCAAGGGGTTCTCGACCGTGTACAGGTCGGTGATCCTGCGCTGGGCCAGCGCGCCCAGCGGATCCTTCGAGGGGTGCTCGGGCGCGTTCACCGGCCACCACACGACCACCGGCGCGTCCGGCAGCAGCAGCGGCAGCACCACCGAGTCGGCGTGGTCGGACACCTCGCCGTAGGTGCGCAGGACGACGGTCTCGCCCGTACCGGTCTCCGAACCGACCCGTACCTCGGCGTTCAGCCGCGGACGGGTGCGCTCGCGCGGGGTGCGGGCGTGCCGCTTGATGACGACCAGCATGCGTGAGGGGTGCTCGTGCGAGGCCTCCTCGGCGGCCCTGATCGAGTCGTAGGCGTTCTCCTCGTCCGTGACGATCACCATCGTCAGGACCATGCCCACCGCGGGGGTGCCGATGGCACGGCGGCCCCGCACCAGAGCCTTGTTGACATCACTTGCCGTGGTGTCGGTCAGATCGATCTTCATGGCCTGCGCCAGCTCCGTCCGTCTCGTGCGAGCATCTCGTCGGCTTCCGCGGGTCCCCAGCTGCCCGAGACGTACCGGGCCGGTCTGCCGTGGGATGCCCAGTACTCCTCGACCGGGTCGAGGATCCTCCAGGACTCTTCCACTTCCTGATGCCGGGGGAACAGATTGGCGTCCCCGAGCAGGACGTCGAGGATGAGCCGCTCGTACGCCTCCGGGCTGGACTGGGTGAACGACTCGCCGTAGGCGAAGTCCATCGACACGTCCCGGATCTCCATCGAGGTGCCCGGCACCTTGGAGCCGAACCGCACCGTGACACCCTCGTCCGGCTGGACGCGGATCACGACGGCGTTCTGCCCGAGCTCCTCGGTGGCCGAGGAGTCGAAGGGGGAGTGCGGTGCCCGCTGGAACACCACCGCGATCTCGGTGACCCGGCGGCCCAGCCGCTTGCCGGTGCGCAGGTAGAAGGGGACGCCCGCCCAGCGGCGGTTGTCCACGCCCAGCTTGATCGCGGCATACGTGTCGGTGTGCGAGGAGGCGTCGATGCCGTCCTCCTCCGCGTAGCCCCGCACCCGCCTGCCGCCCTGCCAGGCGCCCTCGTACTGCCCGCGCACGGTGTGCCGGCCCAGGTCCTTCGGCAGCCGCACGGCCCGGAGCACCTTCAGCTTCTCGGTGAGCAGCGACGCCGCGTCGAAGGAGGCCGGCTGCTCCATGGCGGTGAGCGCCATGAGCTGGAGCAGATGGTTCTGGATGACGTCGCGGGCGGCGCCGATGCCGTCGTAGTAGCCGGCCCGGCCGCCGATGCCGATGTCCTCGGCCATGGTGATCTGCACGTGGTCGACGAAGGACCGGTTCCAGATCGGCTCGAACATCGTGTTCGCGAAACGCAGCGCCAGGATGTTCTGGACGGTCTCCTTGCCCAGGTAGTGGTCGATGCGGAAGACCTGGTCCGGGGCGAACACCTCGTGGACGATCGCGTTGAGCTCCTCGGCCGACTTCAGGTCGTGGCCGAACGGCTTCTCGATCACCGCGCGCCGCCAGGAACCGGCGGGTGCGTCGGCCAGCCCGTGCTTCTTCAGCTGCTGGACCACCTTCGGGAAGAACTTCGGCGGTACCGAGAGGTAGAACGCGAAATTGCAGCCTGTGCCCTGAGAGCTGTCCAACTCGTCCACAGCCGTACGCAGTTGCTCGAACGCCGTGTCGTCGTCGAAGTCACCCGGCACGAACCGCATGCCCTCGACGAGTTGTTGCCAGACCTCTTCGCGGAAGGGGGTGCGGGCGTGCTCCTCGACCGCCTCGTGCACCACCTCCGCGAAATCCTGGTCCTCCCATTCCCGGCGGGCGAAACCGACCAGCGAGAAGCCCGGCGGCAGCAGACCCCGGTTGGCGAGGTCGTACACCGCCGGCATCAGCTTCTTGCGCGACAGATCGCCGGTCACCCCGAAGATGACGAGCCCGGAGGGGCCGGCGATGCGCGGGAGACGACGGTCGCGCGGGTCACGCAGGGGATTGGACCATTCGGGGCCGGCCGGATCCCCGGACGTCTCCCTGTTCGGAGCCTCGGTCGTCTCCTCGGTCATTCCCGTCAGCTCCTTGTCGTCGAGGCGGTCGAGCGCCTGCCCCACCGTTCCCGCGGATTCCTGCCGGGCGTACCCGTACGTCGTGACGCCCTCGGTCCTCTTCTCCACCTACAGGGTGTCCCGGTACGCCCGAACCCTCACCTCCGTAACACGTTCATCTGTAAAAGTATGACGTATTCACGGGAAGGCGGCCCTGCGACGGGGAAGGCGGCTCCGCGACGCGGGAGTCCCGGGAAAACGTCGGGCCGCGGACACGGTTGAAGGGGCCCCACGCGTACGTGGAGCCCCTCGGCCGGTCAGAAGGCCGGTGGGTCAGGGGAGCGGCCGGTCACGTGGGCCGGCCGGTGGTCAGCGGCCGAACGTGAACCAGTTGACGTTCACGAAGTCCTGCGGCTGGCCACTCGTGAAGGTCAGATACACGTCGTGCGTGCCCGTCACGGACGTGATGTTCGTCGGGACGGTCCGCCACGACTGCCAGCCGCCCGTGTTGCCCACCGAGAAACTCCCGATGGGGGCGCTGCCGCGGCTGTCCAGACGCACCTCGACCAGACCGCTGACCCCGGCGGGCGCCCCGCTCGCCACCCGGGCCGAGAACTGCCTGGCCGCGGACGAACCGAAGTTGACGCCCTTGAACTGCAGCCAGTCGCCGTTGGCCAGCGCGCCCACGTTCTGGCCGCCGCCGGAGTCGGAGGTGGTCTCCGTGATCGTGCCGGACTGCCCGTCGAACGACTCGGCCTGGATGGTGCCGTACGCGTCGCGGTTGCCGGTCGGCGGGGGCGTGGTGCCACCGCCGCCGGAGGTCAGCACCTGGACGTAGTCGACGAGCATCGAGTGGCCGGGCTGCGTACCGGCGTCCGGGCCGCCGCCGAAGGCGTCGGGGAAGCCGCCGCCCATCGCCACGTTGAGAATGACGAAGAAGCCGTGGTCGGTGGCGTTCGCCCAGGTCGTCGCGTCGACCTGGTTCTCCCGCACGGTGTGGAAGTTGTTTCCGTCGAGGGAGAAGCGGATCTCCTCCACGCTCTTCGAACGGTCCCACTCCAGCCGGTAGGTGTGGAAGCCGGCCTGACAGGTCGTGCCCTGGCAGGTGGTCGAACTCCCGATACCGCTGTTCTCGTTGCACGGCCCGCCGGGCGCGGTGCCGCAGTGCATCGTGGCGAAGACGGTGTTGTTGCCCTGCGTGTTCTCCATGATGTCCAGCTCGCCGACAGCAGGCCAGTTCCAGTAGTTGCCCCGGT
Coding sequences within it:
- a CDS encoding TIGR03618 family F420-dependent PPOX class oxidoreductase, giving the protein MTQDTQRALLELIGDEGGGVLVTLKQDGRPQLSNVNHAYYPDARLIRVSITDDRAKTRNLRRDPRASYHVTTSDRWAYTVAEGTAELSPVAADPHDGTVEELIRLYRDVNGEHPDWDDYRAAMVRDRRLVLRLRVERAYGIPRRGASQA
- a CDS encoding MFS transporter yields the protein MSVPNPPRDSSPPGQPAGQPPGQPKKAATAAWIGSALEYYDFFIYGSAAALIFPEVFFDDSDPATATLLSLATFGVAYAARPVGALFLGHYGDRVGRKKIMVFTLMLMGLSTFLIGCLPTRDQVGTLAPVLLVLCRILQGISAAGEQASANSMTLEHAPSHRRGFFTSFTLSGTQGGQLLATLVFIPVAAMPEEQLLSWGWRVPFWMSVAVAVVGYVIRRKLDETPAFEQQTATEGVVKLPLVVLLREHWADVLRVVAGALVASVSTIFTVWALAYATSDSVGMSRTSMLWVAALANVAALAAIPLWAMLSDRIGRRPVYLVGAAGSAVAMFAYLWAISTGNFALTMLLGIITFGVVYSAANGVWPSFYGEMFPTRVRLSGMAIGTQIGFAVAGFAVTFAAQIAGPDGDDWTAVALFTAALCVPPVIAALSARETHRVPTELLGERANDDGAARPEKVTA
- a CDS encoding TetR/AcrR family transcriptional regulator; this translates as MTSAEEPARPRERERVRDAARTRTEILDVATREFARAGYDGARVDEIAARTRTTKRMIYYYFGGKEQLFTAVLERAYGVIREAEQELDVDHLDPVAAIRRLAEVTFDHHERHPDFIRLVSIENIHDAQHIAASGKLGRMGSPALDVIRRILAAGQSSGLFTADVDAVDLHAMISAFCFFRVSNRHTFGALFGRDLVDADRREHYRAMLGDMVIAYLTAERATD
- a CDS encoding shikimate dehydrogenase, encoding MLKDSYLVGLIGSGIGPSLSPALHEREADRQGLRCLYRLLDLDTIGVPPEGVGELLDAARLLGFDGLNITHPCKRHVVEHLDALDPQAEALGAVNTVVFEDGRAIGHNTDVTGFAASFARGLPDVPLERVVQLGAGGAGAAVAHAVLTLGAGRVTVVDALPERADELAGALNRAFGTDRATAAPLDRLPELLTAADGSGGLVHATPTGMAAHPGLPLSADLLHPGLWVAEVVYRPLETDLLRAAHAAGCATLDGGGMAAFQAADAFRLFTGREPDRARMLAHLTDLTGPVPAPK
- a CDS encoding bifunctional sugar phosphate isomerase/epimerase/4-hydroxyphenylpyruvate dioxygenase family protein, with protein sequence MRTSIATVSLSGTLTEKLTAAARAGFDGVEIFENDLLAGPLTPREIRARCADLGLTVDLYQPMRDIEAVPAELFARNLRRARHKFALMRELGADTVLVCSSVDPEAVDDDALAAAHLRELAHLAQAFGIRVAYEALAWGRHVSTYDHAWRIVEAAGHPALGTCLDSFHILSRGSDPKGIEDIPGEKIFFLQLADAPLPAMDVLQWSRHHRCFPGQGGFDVAGLVRHVLRTGYAGPLSLEVFNDVFRQAEAAPTAVDARRSLLALQEEVGAAEAKPSSAPLTSAPVTVIPVPVVPTGFAFAELVTADAEPLTGLLAALGFARTARHRSKPVDLWQQGEARILVNTGAVVRRDGAQLAAVGLESPDPGGAAARAEALLAPVLPRRRAPEDAPLDAVAAPDGTELFFCAAGRDARHTGWRADFEDVGQPSAAPGVHRIDHLALTQPWHHFDEAVLFHRSVLGLDAEDSVDVADPYGLQRSRAVSNPDGTVRIALTVGAAPTDDTVHAQHIAFATDDVVAAARRFRDAGAPLLPIPANYYDDLDARYEFADGELETYRELGILYDRDEAGGSLRHCYTRTVGRVFFEILQRDGGHRGYGARNAPVRLAAQHAVRTSGALGGG
- a CDS encoding histidine phosphatase family protein; translated protein: MGDLLLARHGETEWSRSGRHTGRSDLSLTRDGEAQARALAPLLEGRSFALVLTSPLARARRTAELAGLADVLPEPDLREWDYGDYEGVTTADIHRTRPGWNLWTDGVPPGPEFPGESPGQVGERADRVLSKVAGALGAGDVLLVAHGHLLRVLTARRLGLPPADGRLFRLETGTLSRLSLEHGSPVIAEWNTRPSATA
- the gnd gene encoding phosphogluconate dehydrogenase (NAD(+)-dependent, decarboxylating) yields the protein MQIGLVGLGKMGGNMRERIRAAGHTVVGYDTDPDLSDVGHLSDLVDRLDGPRAVWVMVPAGAVTQHVIDQLGSLLKPGDTVVDGGNSRWTDDEKHAKELGARGIGFVDAGVSGGVWGLENGYALMVGGETEHVERLKPIFDALKPDGPYGYVHAGRVGAGHFAKMVHNGIEYAMMQAYAEGWELLEKVDSVDNVREVFRSWQDGTVIRSWLLDLAVGALDDDAHLEKLRGYADDSGEGRWTVEAAIDNAVPLPAITASLFARFSSRQEDSPQMKMVAALRKQFGGHAVTSADRPDPAPPGSPGSPDEV
- the opcA gene encoding glucose-6-phosphate dehydrogenase assembly protein OpcA, which produces MKIDLTDTTASDVNKALVRGRRAIGTPAVGMVLTMVIVTDEENAYDSIRAAEEASHEHPSRMLVVIKRHARTPRERTRPRLNAEVRVGSETGTGETVVLRTYGEVSDHADSVVLPLLLPDAPVVVWWPVNAPEHPSKDPLGALAQRRITDLYTVENPLEVLSARERTYAPGDTDLAWTRLTPWRSMLAAALDQARLTVTSAAVESEADNPSAELLARWLKARLNVPVERVETAGPVVTGVRLGTVDGEIVIDRPEGPMATLSLPGQPSRRLALKVRPLSELIAEELRRLDADEMYAVALRGETAEEATVPA
- the zwf gene encoding glucose-6-phosphate dehydrogenase codes for the protein MTEETTEAPNRETSGDPAGPEWSNPLRDPRDRRLPRIAGPSGLVIFGVTGDLSRKKLMPAVYDLANRGLLPPGFSLVGFARREWEDQDFAEVVHEAVEEHARTPFREEVWQQLVEGMRFVPGDFDDDTAFEQLRTAVDELDSSQGTGCNFAFYLSVPPKFFPKVVQQLKKHGLADAPAGSWRRAVIEKPFGHDLKSAEELNAIVHEVFAPDQVFRIDHYLGKETVQNILALRFANTMFEPIWNRSFVDHVQITMAEDIGIGGRAGYYDGIGAARDVIQNHLLQLMALTAMEQPASFDAASLLTEKLKVLRAVRLPKDLGRHTVRGQYEGAWQGGRRVRGYAEEDGIDASSHTDTYAAIKLGVDNRRWAGVPFYLRTGKRLGRRVTEIAVVFQRAPHSPFDSSATEELGQNAVVIRVQPDEGVTVRFGSKVPGTSMEIRDVSMDFAYGESFTQSSPEAYERLILDVLLGDANLFPRHQEVEESWRILDPVEEYWASHGRPARYVSGSWGPAEADEMLARDGRSWRRP